The Fimbriimonas ginsengisoli Gsoil 348 genome window below encodes:
- a CDS encoding type II secretion system protein gives MHARRPQPSQAFTLVEILVVIGIVMTLAGILAPVLLASKRRAAETSELNNMHQLAVAQGIYTGDTGYVPLSPAVLVEGHYAPETVCSSALDNTLDGIGNLVAREDYAQMGNHPEAVSKFRNSYPGLREFCMPYEWIDKYIKDNPTAGWLVSIASVERRDKSAWIGWYEGSYHRLVLDGSVQTHRVQPVYLSPGGGGDRAEHNFFLFVDGTDEWKRKFISGSR, from the coding sequence ATGCACGCTCGGCGCCCCCAACCGTCCCAAGCCTTCACCTTAGTGGAGATCCTCGTCGTCATCGGCATCGTGATGACGCTCGCCGGGATTTTGGCGCCGGTCCTGCTCGCCTCCAAGCGTCGAGCCGCGGAAACCTCCGAGCTCAACAACATGCACCAACTCGCAGTGGCGCAGGGGATCTATACCGGAGATACCGGATACGTCCCCCTCTCCCCCGCGGTTTTGGTTGAGGGCCACTACGCCCCCGAAACGGTCTGCTCATCCGCATTGGACAACACGCTGGATGGCATCGGCAATCTCGTCGCCCGCGAAGATTACGCGCAGATGGGAAATCACCCCGAAGCCGTCTCAAAATTCCGGAACAGTTACCCCGGCCTACGTGAATTCTGCATGCCCTATGAGTGGATCGACAAATACATCAAGGACAACCCTACGGCGGGCTGGCTAGTCAGCATCGCTTCGGTTGAGCGCCGCGATAAGAGCGCTTGGATCGGCTGGTACGAAGGAAGCTACCACCGCTTGGTCCTCGATGGTTCGGTTCAAACTCACCGGGTCCAACCGGTCTACCTCTCGCCGGGTGGCGGGGGTGATCGCGCGGAGCATAACTTCTTCCTCTTTGTGGACGGAACAGACGAATGGAAAAGAAAATTTATCTCGGGCTCTCGCTAA
- a CDS encoding TolC family protein → MPRPIRTLSLFMLVLVASPSLALAQDSTLTLDQALRLAKERNGTIRSAQYDVNAAESRVTQAFSAFLPTVTPQYQYNNIRRDGNQPLFVTNGDAGLLSGNWRLLDSGERDFSYRSSKHSLYASRFNAKQTLRTTLFAVTQQFYDALRFQELARVADSQVDRAQTIYDQTMLRIKLRDAAAIEELQADADLQNAKVAVLTARNRVTNAAASLKSAIGLDAGQALPTLEKDTAELPEMPGNLDSIVTEGLRQRPDLLSRREALDSERLTRSRAQREAGVSFALDLSNDYQFSPSRLNNRNLGLVVSYPLFDGGRTRAIVRELSANISADSALLLQAERDARAEIEAAAAEARTNRERLVAAKKALDAAQKNFEAAVNSRSKGASDLLQVITAQVSLVTAESNHIEAQYDSRISDARLRLVTGQPVPGEDNP, encoded by the coding sequence ATGCCTCGACCGATCCGCACGCTCTCCCTCTTCATGCTTGTCCTCGTTGCGTCGCCGTCGCTGGCGCTCGCGCAGGATTCGACCCTGACTCTCGACCAGGCTTTACGCTTGGCCAAGGAAAGGAACGGCACGATCCGTTCCGCCCAGTACGACGTGAATGCTGCCGAAAGTCGCGTTACGCAAGCATTTAGCGCGTTCCTTCCGACGGTTACGCCGCAGTATCAATACAATAACATACGTCGCGACGGAAACCAACCACTTTTTGTTACCAATGGCGACGCGGGGCTCCTGTCAGGAAACTGGCGTCTCCTCGACTCGGGCGAGCGGGACTTCTCGTACCGTTCGAGCAAACACTCTCTGTACGCCTCACGTTTCAATGCGAAGCAGACTTTACGCACAACTTTGTTCGCGGTTACCCAGCAATTTTACGATGCTCTCCGCTTCCAGGAGCTAGCGCGCGTCGCCGACTCGCAAGTTGATCGGGCGCAGACGATTTATGACCAGACGATGCTTCGCATCAAGCTTCGGGATGCGGCCGCGATCGAGGAGCTACAGGCGGACGCCGACCTTCAGAACGCGAAGGTGGCGGTGCTGACCGCTCGGAACCGGGTTACGAACGCGGCCGCCAGCCTCAAGTCGGCCATCGGGCTTGATGCCGGGCAAGCGCTTCCGACCCTGGAGAAAGATACGGCGGAACTGCCCGAAATGCCGGGGAACTTAGATTCGATCGTCACCGAGGGGCTTCGCCAGCGTCCGGACCTCCTTTCCCGAAGAGAAGCCTTGGACTCCGAGCGACTGACTCGAAGCCGGGCTCAGCGCGAGGCGGGGGTTTCGTTCGCGCTCGACCTGAGCAACGATTATCAGTTCTCCCCTTCGCGGCTCAATAACCGTAACCTCGGCCTCGTCGTCTCCTATCCGTTGTTCGACGGTGGACGAACTCGCGCCATCGTTCGCGAGCTCAGCGCGAATATCTCCGCCGACTCAGCCCTGTTGCTTCAAGCCGAGCGGGACGCGAGGGCCGAGATCGAGGCCGCCGCGGCCGAAGCGCGGACGAATCGGGAGCGGCTCGTCGCCGCGAAAAAGGCGTTGGATGCCGCCCAGAAGAATTTCGAGGCGGCGGTAAACTCTCGCAGCAAAGGGGCGTCCGACCTCTTGCAGGTGATCACTGCCCAAGTTAGCCTGGTAACTGCGGAATCAAATCATATCGAAGCGCAGTATGACTCTCGTATCTCCGATGCGCGGTTGAGGTTGGTCACGGGCCAACCGGTTCCGGGCGAAGACAATCCATGA
- a CDS encoding adenylosuccinate synthase yields MQTLVIVGAQWGDEAKGKLVDVLGSQAEIVVRYSGGNNAGHTVITGGKTYKFQLIPAGILHPGTVAIVGSGMVVDPKGLLDELDRTLAQKSDLGTLKISSAAHVVFPYHRMLDALEEEARGENKIGTTSRGIGPAYQDKVARIGIRMGEFVEPAIFETRFRDVLKYKNRELEMHGSPTLDFDTLFSEYTAYADRLRPFVCDTEVLVQDAVAANKRVLFEGAQGTFLDLDSGTYPYVTSSHPIAGGACLGTGVGPRALKNILGVAKAYTTRVGSGPFPTELDDEVGEFIRDAGQEYGTVTGRGRRCGWLDLVLLRQSARLNSLSGWVLTRLDVLSGLEKVKVATKYRYEGGEIEHIPQNIWDFAKVEPVYDEMEGWSGNLRTARKLSDLPASAQRYLQYVEEMTGVPVAIVSIGPDRDETIVVRPDLIWG; encoded by the coding sequence ATGCAAACGCTTGTAATCGTGGGCGCCCAGTGGGGCGATGAGGCGAAAGGGAAGCTGGTCGACGTGCTCGGAAGCCAGGCCGAGATTGTGGTCCGCTACAGCGGCGGCAACAACGCCGGGCACACCGTCATCACCGGCGGCAAGACCTATAAGTTCCAGCTCATCCCGGCCGGAATCCTCCACCCCGGGACGGTCGCCATCGTCGGCTCCGGCATGGTCGTGGACCCGAAGGGGCTGCTCGACGAGCTGGACCGGACCTTGGCACAGAAGAGCGACCTGGGAACCCTAAAGATCTCCTCCGCCGCCCATGTGGTTTTCCCCTATCACCGGATGCTTGACGCCCTGGAAGAGGAAGCCCGGGGAGAGAACAAGATTGGAACGACCTCGCGTGGCATCGGCCCGGCGTACCAGGACAAGGTCGCCCGGATCGGCATCCGGATGGGTGAGTTCGTGGAGCCGGCGATTTTCGAAACGCGGTTCCGCGATGTGCTGAAGTACAAGAATCGGGAGCTCGAAATGCACGGGTCGCCGACGCTGGACTTCGACACGCTGTTCAGCGAATACACCGCTTACGCCGACCGGCTGCGTCCATTCGTCTGCGATACGGAGGTGCTTGTTCAGGACGCGGTGGCGGCGAACAAACGGGTCCTCTTCGAAGGGGCCCAGGGGACGTTCCTCGACCTCGATTCGGGTACCTACCCGTACGTAACCTCGTCTCACCCGATTGCCGGCGGCGCCTGTCTCGGCACCGGCGTAGGACCGCGAGCGTTGAAGAACATCCTTGGCGTAGCAAAGGCGTATACCACCCGGGTCGGCTCTGGCCCGTTTCCGACCGAGTTGGACGACGAGGTCGGCGAATTTATTCGGGATGCGGGTCAGGAGTACGGGACCGTTACCGGCCGCGGCCGCCGGTGCGGATGGCTCGATCTGGTGTTGTTGCGGCAGTCGGCTCGTCTCAACTCTCTCAGCGGCTGGGTGTTAACTCGGTTGGACGTTCTGAGCGGCCTTGAGAAGGTCAAGGTTGCGACGAAGTACCGCTACGAAGGGGGCGAGATCGAGCATATTCCGCAGAACATCTGGGACTTCGCCAAGGTGGAGCCGGTGTACGACGAGATGGAAGGGTGGTCCGGCAACCTCCGTACCGCGCGTAAGCTGTCGGACCTACCCGCCAGCGCTCAGCGATATCTCCAATACGTGGAGGAGATGACCGGCGTGCCGGTCGCCATCGTCAGTATCGGGCCGGATCGAGACGAGACGATCGTCGTTCGCCCGGATCTTATCTGGGGGTAG